From one Neovison vison isolate M4711 chromosome 1, ASM_NN_V1, whole genome shotgun sequence genomic stretch:
- the LOC122901245 gene encoding LOW QUALITY PROTEIN: uncharacterized protein C6orf223-like (The sequence of the model RefSeq protein was modified relative to this genomic sequence to represent the inferred CDS: deleted 2 bases in 1 codon), protein MMPLTEAGAPAQGGGPAGTGWARPALLYLVVPSLLKTRASKRGETSHVLEDRKSRGRRWRLPRQKSFLHGLCRPLRPHPGFGESDSAELASLHLLPRTRSARRNYRIAGARLMRSNYPPPLFSAALCCAGPTHPN, encoded by the exons ATGATGCCACTCACGGAAGCGGGCGCCCCAGCACAAGGAGGGGGCCCTGCAGGGACGGGGTGGGCCAGGCCagcactct TATACCTGGTTGTACCCAGTCTGCTGAAGACCAGGGCATCCAAAAGGGGTGAGACATCACATGTCCTTGAGGACCGGAAGAGCAG GGGAAGGCGATGGCGCCTCCCGCGGCAGAAGTCTTTTCTCCACGGCCTCTGCCGCCCCCTGCGTCCCCACCCAGGCTTCGGAGAGTCTGACTCA GCCGAGCTCGCATCGCTTCACCTCCTACCACGCACCCGGAGCGCGCGGAGAAATTACAGGATTGCAGGGGCACGGCTAATGCGCTCTAATTACCCACCGCCGCTCTTCTCCGCGGCGCTCTGCTGCGCTGGGCCAACGCACCCTAATTAG